Proteins co-encoded in one Prevotella sp. E13-27 genomic window:
- a CDS encoding 4Fe-4S binding protein, with protein sequence MLRTIRIVFATVFLVGLSLLFLDFTGTAHHWFGWMAKAQALEAILALNFAAVAFLVVLTLICGRIYCSVICPLGILQDLFGWFGKKAKKNHYTYSSEKKWLRYPVFIAFVVSLLAGISVVFDLLAPYSAFGRIMTMLFQPLWKMGNNVLASIAERYDSYAFYSVDVWMKSLPVLIIAALTLTLLVVLAWRNGRTYCNTICPVGTLLSFLSRFSFLKIHFDTEKCRNCSLCTKNCKAACIDFKNHSIDYSRCVVCGDCISSCNFGALRYDFSRLHNLNSQNTQNDQSSTDKSRRSFLLSSALLASTAAIAQKDKIFDGGYTDLEDKVAPERQTPLTPPGSLSAQNLAQHCTGCQLCVSECPNDVLRPSTDLMHLMQPVMSYERGYCRPECHRCSEVCPAGAIKPIDLDEKSSIQIGHAVWIKKNCVPITDGVECGNCARHCPSGAIEMVPLDENDEESPYVPAVNEAACIGCGTCEYVCPARPFSAIYVEGHEVHSHL encoded by the coding sequence ATGCTTAGAACAATCAGAATCGTGTTTGCAACGGTATTCCTTGTCGGACTATCATTGCTTTTCCTCGACTTCACAGGCACTGCCCACCATTGGTTCGGGTGGATGGCGAAAGCCCAGGCACTGGAAGCCATACTTGCGCTTAACTTTGCTGCAGTGGCCTTCCTTGTGGTGCTGACACTCATCTGCGGACGCATCTACTGTTCCGTCATCTGTCCGTTAGGCATCCTTCAGGATCTCTTCGGATGGTTTGGCAAGAAGGCGAAGAAGAACCATTACACCTATTCTTCCGAGAAGAAATGGCTGCGCTACCCAGTGTTCATTGCCTTCGTCGTGTCTTTATTAGCTGGCATCAGCGTAGTGTTCGACCTGCTGGCGCCCTACTCTGCCTTCGGACGCATCATGACGATGCTCTTCCAACCACTATGGAAGATGGGCAACAACGTCCTTGCATCTATAGCCGAGCGCTATGATAGCTATGCGTTCTATTCCGTAGATGTATGGATGAAATCGCTGCCTGTGCTCATCATAGCAGCCCTCACCCTCACGCTGCTTGTTGTTCTTGCATGGCGCAACGGACGCACCTATTGTAACACTATCTGTCCAGTAGGCACGCTGCTAAGCTTCCTGAGCCGTTTCTCTTTCCTGAAGATTCACTTCGACACAGAGAAATGCCGCAACTGCTCACTCTGCACAAAGAACTGTAAGGCAGCATGCATAGATTTCAAGAACCACAGCATTGACTACTCGCGCTGCGTGGTCTGCGGCGACTGCATCAGCAGTTGTAATTTTGGAGCGCTACGCTATGACTTTTCTCGTCTGCATAATCTGAATTCTCAGAACACTCAGAACGACCAGTCCTCCACCGACAAATCTCGCCGTTCTTTCCTTCTGTCTTCAGCCCTGCTCGCCTCTACGGCAGCCATAGCTCAGAAGGACAAGATCTTCGACGGAGGATATACCGACCTTGAGGACAAGGTGGCGCCTGAGCGTCAGACACCGCTCACGCCTCCAGGCTCGCTGTCGGCACAGAACCTGGCGCAGCACTGCACAGGCTGTCAGCTCTGTGTATCAGAGTGTCCTAACGACGTGCTCCGTCCATCCACCGACCTCATGCACCTCATGCAGCCCGTGATGAGCTACGAGCGCGGCTATTGCCGTCCTGAGTGTCATCGCTGCTCAGAGGTATGTCCAGCAGGAGCCATCAAGCCTATCGACCTCGACGAGAAGTCGAGCATCCAGATTGGTCATGCCGTTTGGATTAAGAAGAACTGTGTGCCCATCACCGATGGCGTAGAGTGTGGCAACTGCGCCCGCCACTGTCCGTCGGGAGCCATTGAGATGGTGCCACTCGACGAGAACGACGAGGAGTCGCCCTACGTTCCCGCTGTCAACGAAGCGGCCTGCATAGGCTGCGGTACCTGCGAGTACGTTTGTCCGGCACGTCCATTCTCAGCCATCTACGTGGAAGGCCACGAAGTTCATTCTCACCTCTAA
- a CDS encoding Y-family DNA polymerase yields the protein MLLIISNNNCYVSCERVFRPDLEGKPVVVLSNNDGCVVARSNEAKKMGIKAGIPYFQLAQQFPNQKIAVFSSNYELYGELTGRIVSLISQEVPAYFRYSIDECFIYLDGMEHLDLKKWGEDLHKKIKQYVGMPVSIGLAPNKTLAKMASHFAKKYQGYRHCCMIDNDEKRIKALKLYPIDEVWDIGRRYAAKLEALGVKTAYDFAAHHGDWVKLTFNNIVIQRTWRELNGEDSVPNEEMAKKKSICTSRSFNGMISDYDTLRTQVSNYAARCAEKLRQQKTVASIVGVFVNTNAFREDLAQYWNFQEQRLITPTSSSITIIETANEVLKKIYRQGYQYKKAGVIVMGIDADSPIQQDLFDINAEQFQKMKRLDEVIDRINRMQGSETIVLGSQQYTRKDGKGKADVFANAIKHDFKSPSPTTRWSDIIKLK from the coding sequence TTGTTATTGATAATTAGTAATAATAACTGCTACGTTTCATGTGAGCGTGTCTTTCGGCCAGACTTGGAGGGCAAGCCTGTTGTTGTATTGAGCAATAACGACGGATGTGTAGTGGCTCGCAGTAATGAAGCCAAGAAGATGGGAATAAAGGCTGGGATACCATATTTCCAGTTAGCCCAACAGTTCCCAAACCAGAAGATAGCTGTATTCTCTTCCAACTATGAGCTTTATGGAGAATTGACAGGGCGTATAGTCAGCCTTATCAGCCAAGAAGTTCCTGCATATTTCCGCTATAGTATCGACGAGTGTTTTATCTACCTCGACGGCATGGAGCATTTGGACTTGAAAAAATGGGGCGAGGATTTACATAAGAAGATTAAGCAGTATGTGGGTATGCCTGTCAGTATTGGTCTGGCTCCAAACAAGACTCTCGCTAAGATGGCCTCACACTTTGCAAAGAAGTACCAGGGCTACCGTCACTGCTGCATGATTGACAATGATGAGAAGCGGATCAAGGCTCTTAAACTGTACCCGATTGATGAAGTTTGGGACATCGGGAGAAGATATGCAGCCAAACTTGAAGCCTTGGGTGTAAAGACGGCTTATGACTTTGCGGCTCATCATGGCGATTGGGTCAAGCTGACCTTCAATAACATTGTCATTCAAAGAACGTGGCGAGAGTTGAACGGTGAGGACAGTGTGCCGAATGAGGAAATGGCAAAGAAGAAAAGTATCTGTACCAGTAGGAGCTTTAACGGCATGATTAGTGACTATGATACACTGCGCACACAGGTTTCCAATTATGCTGCAAGGTGTGCTGAGAAACTGAGGCAGCAAAAAACTGTTGCCTCCATTGTTGGTGTGTTTGTCAATACCAATGCCTTTAGAGAGGATCTTGCACAGTATTGGAATTTCCAGGAGCAACGGTTGATAACGCCTACCAGTTCTTCAATAACCATCATTGAAACAGCCAATGAGGTGCTAAAGAAAATCTATAGGCAGGGCTATCAGTATAAGAAAGCCGGTGTGATAGTGATGGGCATTGATGCTGATTCTCCAATACAGCAGGACTTGTTCGACATCAATGCTGAACAGTTCCAGAAGATGAAACGGCTTGATGAAGTGATAGATAGGATTAACAGGATGCAGGGAAGCGAGACGATAGTGCTTGGTTCTCAACAGTACACGAGGAAAGACGGCAAGGGCAAGGCAGATGTTTTCGCCAATGCCATCAAGCACGATTTCAAGAGTCCATCACCAACAACAAGGTGGAGCGATATAATTAAACTCAAATAA
- a CDS encoding MATE family efflux transporter, producing MAEQSLKKQLKVLTIPVFIEMALVMLLRAVDTVMLSRYSDNSVAAVGLDNQWSIAVGLSYVIGIPLGYGLVGMWIGFALDENIRGIILMRRWRSGKWRNKGFVK from the coding sequence ATGGCTGAACAATCCCTGAAGAAACAACTGAAAGTGCTCACCATACCAGTGTTTATCGAGATGGCACTGGTTATGCTGCTGCGTGCTGTGGACACCGTGATGCTGAGTCGCTACAGCGACAACAGCGTGGCGGCGGTGGGACTGGACAACCAGTGGAGCATCGCCGTGGGACTGAGCTATGTCATCGGCATTCCGCTTGGCTATGGACTTGTGGGCATGTGGATAGGTTTCGCCCTCGACGAGAACATACGCGGCATCATCCTCATGCGCCGCTGGCGCTCAGGGAAATGGCGCAACAAAGGATTCGTGAAATAA
- a CDS encoding tyrosine-type recombinase/integrase produces MKISKQAKELVSHIDLWLKVYIPKTCGYSVQTVMSYKQVMRLYVEYLEEKKSVTVDSFSDICFSRETVESWLIWLQNGRGGKPCSRRTRDHRLTVIRSLLKYLQSRDIAYAKRYIESCEIPMISHGRGKVVAPLSKVAMKAFFASIDCNTIAGKRDYALFSFMYDTGCRVGEVLSVKTCDLILDHGSPYVIVKGKGNKDRCLILSEKTVNTLKAYIAYFSIPYDAKTYLFHSSHKGRTEKMSADAVNTRLYAISYTAHKTCPEIPLKMHSHQIRHSAATHWFMDGINIAMISEYLGHASLETTRVYLGISREELETALRKREYMPLDQPKKYKIQGGLRGLLGL; encoded by the coding sequence ATGAAAATATCTAAGCAAGCAAAAGAACTTGTCAGTCATATAGACCTTTGGCTGAAAGTATATATTCCCAAGACATGTGGATATTCTGTCCAAACAGTTATGTCATACAAGCAGGTAATGCGCCTCTATGTGGAATATTTGGAAGAAAAGAAATCTGTCACAGTCGACAGTTTTAGTGATATATGTTTTAGCCGTGAGACTGTGGAAAGCTGGCTGATCTGGTTACAAAATGGACGTGGAGGGAAACCATGCAGTCGCCGTACGAGGGATCACAGGCTAACAGTGATAAGGTCACTCCTGAAATATCTTCAGTCCCGTGATATAGCATATGCGAAAAGGTACATAGAGTCCTGCGAGATACCGATGATTTCTCACGGAAGAGGCAAAGTCGTCGCACCTCTGAGTAAAGTGGCGATGAAAGCATTTTTTGCCAGTATTGATTGCAACACTATAGCAGGAAAGCGCGACTATGCACTTTTCTCATTCATGTATGACACAGGCTGTAGAGTCGGTGAAGTCCTGTCCGTTAAGACTTGCGACCTCATACTGGACCACGGATCCCCCTATGTCATTGTCAAAGGAAAAGGTAATAAAGACCGTTGCCTCATACTTTCTGAGAAAACCGTGAACACACTCAAGGCATATATTGCATATTTCTCTATTCCGTATGATGCTAAGACATATCTGTTCCATTCAAGCCATAAGGGCCGAACGGAAAAGATGTCCGCTGATGCAGTGAACACCAGACTATACGCCATTTCCTACACTGCACATAAGACCTGTCCGGAAATACCCTTGAAGATGCATAGTCATCAGATTCGCCATTCCGCAGCAACGCATTGGTTCATGGACGGGATAAACATCGCCATGATTTCAGAATATCTTGGCCATGCCAGTCTCGAAACGACCCGTGTATATCTTGGGATAAGTCGTGAAGAGTTGGAAACAGCCTTAAGAAAAAGGGAATATATGCCTCTTGACCAGCCCAAGAAATATAAAATACAAGGAGGACTAAGAGGATTATTAGGTCTTTAG
- a CDS encoding DUF3883 domain-containing protein: MKDLKPYINAYISNWDYISNLEDYKWEAIKHFQNTFHVEGSITSRTIQGLSKHVNLLDSQTYYPLGMLIEVSKEKQDVTDKLLTNLFDETIPLKERAIAYMSGFDKLVKTMADEGHSDWKGRDNLQSFQDIHAVSVYLALHYPKAHYIYKFSIFQTFASMVEYKRKETGKVDRFIEFYSLCEEVKKELLKEKEFIAEYNKWMLSHSYTDENYNLLTQDFIYAVARYFNNNAYTKSDKKKPIVSSSPKVIEASQFSHVDESFSGEFKAVKGVDYAKKDEIFRGIGLLGEEWAVIYEKERLSKLGISHSVIHTSIEEGDGKGYDIESVEDDGITPRYIEVKTTTGGVGQPFYFTSNELFYSELNKEHYYVYRIYNFKSATRQADLLIIHGSLKELNGKPVSYKVSLKE; this comes from the coding sequence ATGAAAGACCTAAAGCCATATATTAACGCCTATATCTCAAATTGGGATTATATAAGCAATCTCGAAGATTATAAATGGGAAGCTATAAAGCATTTCCAAAACACATTCCATGTCGAGGGGTCAATCACTTCACGCACCATTCAAGGTCTATCTAAGCATGTTAATCTTCTCGATTCACAAACATACTATCCTTTGGGTATGCTGATTGAAGTTTCCAAAGAGAAACAAGATGTTACTGACAAGTTGCTGACAAACCTCTTCGATGAAACTATACCCCTAAAAGAAAGAGCGATTGCTTATATGTCTGGCTTTGACAAGTTGGTAAAGACAATGGCAGACGAGGGTCATAGCGATTGGAAAGGGCGCGATAATTTACAATCTTTTCAGGATATTCATGCCGTCTCTGTTTATTTGGCTCTGCACTACCCCAAGGCGCATTATATATACAAGTTCAGCATATTCCAGACATTTGCAAGCATGGTGGAGTATAAGCGTAAAGAGACGGGCAAGGTTGATCGATTTATTGAGTTCTATAGTCTCTGCGAAGAAGTCAAGAAAGAACTTCTGAAGGAAAAAGAGTTTATTGCAGAATACAATAAATGGATGCTTTCGCATAGCTATACAGACGAGAACTATAACCTATTGACTCAGGATTTCATCTATGCTGTTGCCAGATACTTTAATAACAACGCCTATACCAAGTCAGATAAGAAGAAACCTATTGTAAGTAGCAGTCCCAAAGTGATAGAAGCTTCTCAGTTCTCCCATGTTGATGAAAGTTTCTCTGGGGAGTTCAAGGCAGTTAAAGGTGTTGACTATGCCAAGAAAGATGAAATATTCAGAGGCATTGGACTACTAGGTGAAGAATGGGCTGTAATCTATGAGAAAGAGCGATTGAGCAAACTTGGCATCTCACACTCTGTCATTCACACTTCAATAGAAGAAGGTGATGGGAAGGGTTATGACATAGAATCTGTAGAGGACGATGGCATTACCCCAAGATATATTGAGGTGAAAACCACAACAGGAGGTGTTGGTCAGCCTTTCTACTTCACTTCCAATGAACTATTCTACAGTGAACTTAACAAGGAACATTACTACGTTTACAGGATTTACAATTTCAAGAGTGCTACCAGGCAAGCAGATTTACTAATAATTCATGGTAGCCTTAAAGAGCTGAACGGAAAACCTGTAAGCTATAAAGTGTCCCTAAAGGAATAA
- a CDS encoding TIGR04076 family protein, with the protein MNKVLITAVRQTVYKDLMAKYENPIEHTCDVREGQQWISIDGQQPEGMCPSAWSSMREFVESLARGEGNFYDGWMKNPMSAMISCNDGFRPFSFYIEVIKE; encoded by the coding sequence ATGAACAAAGTACTAATAACAGCCGTTAGACAGACAGTCTATAAAGACCTGATGGCGAAATATGAGAATCCAATCGAACACACCTGCGATGTCAGGGAGGGGCAGCAGTGGATCTCCATCGACGGACAACAGCCCGAAGGCATGTGTCCATCGGCATGGAGCTCCATGCGTGAGTTTGTGGAGTCATTGGCGCGTGGCGAGGGCAACTTCTACGATGGTTGGATGAAAAACCCCATGAGTGCCATGATAAGCTGCAACGACGGCTTCCGTCCGTTTAGCTTCTACATTGAAGTGATAAAAGAGTAG
- a CDS encoding tyrosine-type recombinase/integrase: protein MSCPYDKTEDRDSAEKPHAFTESELCNFFFSLSHLTIKDSPESEITKLSLPIYFLLLLSSGLRTFEARLLDTKDVDLKNGIINVRHTKGYVEHRVALHPSMLKMLMEYDKAIERLVPKRKCFFPTSTDEHHSVKWVDYNFQKCWYEFNKEHAVAYDFRHRYATENINGLPADSALFNKHIAYLSRSMGHASFKMTMYYYNFTPKMAEHIKAAKAETFNDILLDRSNFYSDENI from the coding sequence TTGTCCTGTCCTTACGACAAGACCGAAGACAGAGACTCTGCTGAGAAGCCCCATGCATTTACGGAATCCGAACTGTGCAATTTCTTTTTCTCGCTATCTCACCTGACAATTAAGGACTCTCCTGAATCAGAAATCACAAAACTATCTCTGCCCATATATTTCTTGCTATTGCTCTCCTCCGGGCTGAGAACATTTGAGGCACGTCTGCTTGACACAAAGGACGTGGATTTAAAAAACGGCATCATCAATGTCAGGCATACGAAAGGGTATGTGGAGCACCGGGTGGCCCTCCATCCTTCAATGCTTAAAATGCTTATGGAATATGATAAAGCTATAGAGAGACTCGTACCAAAAAGGAAGTGCTTTTTCCCGACTTCCACAGACGAGCACCATAGCGTGAAATGGGTTGATTACAATTTCCAAAAATGTTGGTATGAATTTAACAAAGAACATGCCGTGGCCTATGATTTCAGACATCGATATGCCACAGAGAACATCAATGGCCTCCCTGCTGATTCTGCACTGTTCAACAAGCACATTGCCTACTTGTCAAGAAGCATGGGGCATGCGAGTTTCAAAATGACGATGTATTATTACAATTTTACCCCGAAGATGGCCGAGCACATAAAGGCTGCCAAGGCTGAGACTTTCAATGACATATTATTAGACCGTTCAAACTTTTACAGCGATGAAAATATCTAA
- a CDS encoding SDR family NAD(P)-dependent oxidoreductase — MGTGNDKRAVVVGASSGIGREVALLLLERGYTVGVAARREDRLMELKDAYGDRVVVSAIDVTAQDAAQRLRELIGRLGGMDLYFHASGIGKQNRELKEDIELRTVETNGMGFTRMIGEAYRYFAEQGGGHIAAISSIAGTKGLGPAPSYSATKAMQNVYLQALEQQARQRGLKIRFTDIRPGFVDTALLDGDFHYPMMLKPKKVALDILKAIEHRRHVVVIDWKYRLLTALWSCLPRWVWRRIPL, encoded by the coding sequence ATGGGAACAGGAAATGATAAAAGGGCTGTAGTGGTAGGTGCCTCGTCGGGCATAGGCCGCGAAGTGGCTCTGTTGTTGCTGGAGCGTGGCTACACAGTCGGTGTGGCAGCGCGTCGCGAGGACAGGCTTATGGAACTGAAGGATGCCTATGGCGACAGGGTGGTGGTGAGCGCCATAGATGTTACTGCACAGGACGCTGCCCAACGACTACGCGAGCTGATAGGACGCCTCGGCGGCATGGATCTTTATTTCCATGCCTCGGGTATAGGCAAGCAGAACCGCGAGCTGAAGGAGGACATAGAGCTGCGTACTGTTGAGACTAACGGCATGGGCTTCACAAGGATGATTGGTGAGGCTTATCGCTATTTTGCAGAGCAGGGTGGAGGACATATTGCTGCCATATCGTCGATAGCAGGAACGAAAGGGCTGGGACCGGCACCATCATACTCGGCAACGAAAGCCATGCAGAACGTTTATCTACAGGCGCTGGAGCAGCAGGCTCGCCAGCGTGGACTGAAGATAAGGTTTACTGATATACGCCCAGGTTTTGTGGACACAGCCCTGCTTGACGGCGACTTCCACTATCCCATGATGCTGAAGCCGAAAAAAGTGGCGCTCGACATTCTCAAAGCTATAGAACATCGGCGCCACGTTGTAGTTATAGACTGGAAATACCGCCTGCTGACGGCACTCTGGTCATGCCTCCCTCGATGGGTCTGGCGTAGGATTCCGCTTTAA
- a CDS encoding aldo/keto reductase, protein MKQDNISRRSFLKIFGAGTAASLIAACTGKDKAAQQAVDEYKQQVEPPVGQMTYRKNLKGEEVSLLGYGMMRLPTKVDNDQEFDQDMINRQVDYAIEHGVNYFDTSPVYCQGKSEACTGIALSRHKRSEYFVATKLSNFHPSTHSREASIAMYKNSLKQLQVDYIDYYLLHAIGGGIDEFNARYVDNGLMDFLVKEREAGRIRNLGFSFHGYKNVFDQVLAMHDLYHWDFVQIELNYLDWNFANEINSRNVDASYLYAELQKVGIPAVIMEPLLGGRLAKLPQYIVNDLKRRDPERSVASWAFRYAGTPEGVLTVLSGMTYMEHLKDNLLSYCPLKPLNDTEMDYLHTDIANKIFGLENIPCNDCKYCMPCPYGVDIPGIFVHYNKCKNEGLLPQAVGDPDYRQHRRNFLISLDRTVPRNRQADHCIGCGQCEPHCPQKIRIPRELHKLDQMIEDLKRNPTPDPSREA, encoded by the coding sequence ATGAAACAAGACAACATATCACGCCGATCGTTCCTGAAAATTTTCGGAGCAGGAACAGCAGCCTCGCTGATAGCTGCATGTACAGGCAAGGACAAGGCGGCACAGCAGGCCGTTGACGAATACAAGCAACAGGTGGAGCCACCCGTAGGCCAGATGACCTATCGCAAGAACCTCAAAGGCGAAGAAGTGTCACTTCTTGGCTATGGCATGATGCGCCTGCCTACCAAGGTTGACAACGACCAGGAGTTCGACCAGGACATGATAAACCGTCAGGTTGACTATGCCATTGAGCACGGTGTTAACTATTTCGACACGTCGCCCGTCTATTGTCAGGGCAAGTCAGAGGCATGCACAGGCATTGCCCTCAGTCGTCATAAGCGCAGCGAGTATTTCGTTGCCACGAAGCTGTCCAACTTCCACCCATCGACCCATAGCCGCGAGGCGAGCATTGCCATGTACAAGAACTCGCTGAAGCAGTTGCAGGTTGATTATATCGACTACTATCTGCTTCATGCCATTGGTGGCGGCATCGATGAGTTCAACGCCCGCTATGTTGACAACGGACTCATGGACTTCCTCGTGAAAGAGCGCGAGGCAGGCCGCATACGCAACCTCGGGTTCTCGTTCCATGGCTATAAGAATGTGTTCGACCAGGTGCTTGCCATGCACGACCTCTACCACTGGGACTTCGTGCAGATAGAGCTCAACTACCTTGACTGGAACTTCGCCAACGAGATTAACTCGCGCAATGTCGATGCCAGCTACCTCTATGCTGAGCTGCAGAAGGTTGGCATACCAGCTGTCATCATGGAGCCGCTGCTTGGCGGACGCCTTGCGAAGCTGCCCCAGTACATAGTCAACGACCTAAAGCGGCGCGACCCTGAGCGCTCTGTCGCATCATGGGCTTTCCGCTATGCCGGCACTCCCGAAGGCGTGCTTACCGTTCTCAGCGGCATGACCTACATGGAGCACCTGAAGGACAACCTTCTCAGTTACTGTCCGCTGAAGCCTCTCAACGATACCGAGATGGACTATCTGCACACCGATATTGCCAACAAGATCTTTGGTCTTGAGAACATACCCTGCAACGACTGCAAATATTGCATGCCATGTCCTTACGGTGTTGACATCCCTGGTATCTTCGTTCATTACAACAAGTGCAAGAACGAAGGTCTCCTGCCACAGGCCGTTGGCGACCCCGACTATCGCCAGCATCGTCGCAACTTCCTCATCAGCCTTGACCGCACGGTGCCACGCAATCGTCAGGCCGACCACTGCATAGGCTGTGGCCAGTGTGAACCTCATTGCCCTCAAAAGATTCGTATTCCCCGCGAGCTGCATAAGCTCGACCAGATGATTGAGGATTTAAAGCGGAATCCTACGCCAGACCCATCGAGGGAGGCATGA
- a CDS encoding tyrosine-type recombinase/integrase, which yields MDIEKLKILLPTFYEKLRARNYGDGYIGKYQYVAKSLFDIVENDKSLNTYEKAYSALMARRPYKKDSIRDYRRLIGHFKAFEEEGIFFPDTGKLCMFTLSPKAYDKLSPEFKLLIDRYVKKEREEGRIKEGSIQTMAGCMASLLLDIQRLGAKDLDEISEYMVRTVFGDRYGRHNSYHVSRHVMRVLTICQAMYPNGECHRLLAKIPEFPHKRKLFDYITKEECNILAASLNGEETPLTYKERAIGMLAFYMGMRASDISNLRFEDVDVDKEEIRFVQQKTGTEIRIPLLSVIGNAIADYILSERPTCNTDNIFVETNKPYCGQKHKRISHIARDIFKKTGIRQETGRNQGLHTMRHSFALSLIENDVERNTVRELMGHVSLESLNPYIDADIENLRGCALDISSYIKVLPTMEPFKCRFSEILTQYRQESFNSCKWSYLKNIAFHSFDSFCQECDTSIGNSMFEILRLWMQPFPKESADYYKHRIQGIRGFLRYLHEGGCDVPTVPNNEVPTKKKQFLNAIPVSCAAPYILEYMDYKKTCKGSPTYYASYHLYDFDRFCLVNFPDSKDLCQEIIDGWCMQKSSENACTKAKRVSELRTFLKFLHRRGYGTFCCPVLTTRPKTETLLRSPMHLRNPNCAISFSRYLT from the coding sequence ATGGATATAGAAAAATTGAAAATTCTCCTTCCCACTTTCTATGAAAAGCTAAGGGCAAGGAATTATGGTGATGGTTATATAGGGAAGTATCAGTATGTAGCCAAGAGTTTATTTGATATCGTCGAAAATGACAAGAGTTTGAATACCTATGAGAAGGCCTATTCTGCATTGATGGCCCGACGTCCTTACAAGAAAGATTCTATTCGTGACTACCGTCGTTTAATTGGTCATTTCAAGGCTTTTGAAGAAGAGGGTATTTTCTTTCCTGACACGGGTAAACTCTGTATGTTTACTTTATCCCCCAAAGCTTATGACAAACTTTCTCCTGAATTCAAATTGTTGATAGACAGATACGTCAAGAAGGAGCGAGAGGAAGGACGAATCAAAGAAGGTAGTATCCAAACAATGGCTGGCTGCATGGCATCTCTGTTGCTGGATATCCAGCGTTTGGGAGCGAAGGATTTGGACGAAATTTCGGAATATATGGTGCGAACCGTTTTTGGAGATAGGTATGGAAGACATAACAGCTATCATGTGAGCCGACATGTTATGCGGGTATTGACAATTTGTCAAGCAATGTATCCGAATGGTGAGTGTCATAGGCTCTTGGCAAAGATTCCGGAATTCCCCCACAAAAGAAAGCTGTTTGACTACATTACAAAGGAAGAGTGCAACATTTTAGCAGCAAGTCTTAACGGCGAAGAAACGCCACTGACCTATAAGGAAAGGGCTATTGGTATGCTGGCATTCTATATGGGAATGAGGGCGAGTGACATCAGCAATTTAAGATTCGAAGACGTGGATGTAGATAAGGAGGAGATTCGGTTCGTCCAACAAAAGACGGGAACAGAAATACGAATTCCACTGTTATCGGTCATCGGCAATGCCATCGCGGACTATATACTGTCGGAACGTCCGACATGTAATACAGACAACATCTTTGTGGAAACGAATAAGCCCTACTGTGGACAAAAGCATAAACGCATCTCACACATTGCTCGTGACATATTTAAAAAGACTGGCATTAGACAGGAAACAGGGCGGAATCAAGGACTACATACAATGAGACATTCTTTTGCACTTTCATTGATAGAGAATGATGTAGAAAGGAACACTGTCCGTGAACTGATGGGGCATGTGAGCTTGGAATCCCTGAATCCATATATAGATGCAGATATTGAGAATTTGAGGGGGTGTGCTTTAGACATCAGTTCTTACATTAAAGTATTACCTACAATGGAGCCATTCAAATGCAGATTCTCCGAGATACTCACGCAATACCGGCAAGAATCTTTCAATTCCTGCAAATGGTCATATCTGAAGAACATTGCTTTTCACTCGTTTGATAGCTTCTGCCAAGAATGTGATACGAGCATTGGTAACAGTATGTTTGAGATCCTTAGATTATGGATGCAACCCTTTCCCAAAGAATCAGCAGACTATTACAAACACAGGATACAAGGCATCAGAGGCTTCCTGCGATACCTACATGAGGGAGGATGCGATGTACCAACTGTTCCAAACAATGAGGTCCCGACAAAAAAGAAGCAATTCTTGAATGCCATACCTGTCAGCTGTGCCGCTCCTTATATCCTTGAATACATGGATTACAAGAAAACATGTAAGGGGAGTCCCACTTATTATGCATCCTATCATTTGTATGACTTCGACAGATTCTGTCTTGTGAATTTTCCTGACAGCAAAGATCTCTGTCAGGAAATCATTGACGGATGGTGCATGCAGAAAAGTTCGGAGAATGCCTGTACCAAAGCAAAGAGGGTAAGTGAGTTACGTACATTTCTCAAGTTTCTCCATAGAAGGGGATATGGGACGTTTTGTTGTCCTGTCCTTACGACAAGACCGAAGACAGAGACTCTGCTGAGAAGCCCCATGCATTTACGGAATCCGAACTGTGCAATTTCTTTTTCTCGCTATCTCACCTGA